GATAAATTAAAACTAACAGACTAACCTCTTAATCAAAATCCGATTGGATATGATGACATTGTTTACATACAGCACATACAGCATTGAAACGTTTGCCTTGTTGTTGCTTAAGTTTCACTTTTCATTGTAGCAGAGCTGTTTATGGAATAAGTGAATATACAATTATTaagaaacaaataattttacacCTGTTTATAAATCTTACAAATGCTCTAAATAGTATTTGGATACTATGTACTTCCTTACATTAGGGAAAAACATCTGCCTAGTAACAACTGATGCTCACATTCCATTGGCTGATTATGAGCAGCAGAGAAAAGTGCTGACATATTTTTGTGTCAGGATTTATATCACTGTGAGTAATCACTGGGAGTAAAAGTAACAGCATAACATCTAAGAGGTGatgatgtttatttgcttttgtttagaATATGGATAATACCTAGATTGTCTGTTTACATTTGAGCATCAAACTGTCAAAACTCAGTATCAAAACAAATCATCTGTGCTTTCAAAATGCCACACAGCCCAACCCAAGTAAATGTAATACTTTGGAATCttttgcaaaaaaaacccatctcACTTTTGGTCTTTTCAAATCTGACTATGTGTCATATTATTCCCTCTCCCCTTCTATTCTTCTCTCTCAGGGGCTCCAACAGTCGTGCCTTGAAGGTGGCAGGCCTGACAACCCTGGCATGTCTGCTCCTCGCCAGCCAGGTCTTCACTGCCTACATGGTGTTTGGCCAGAAGGATCAGATCCACACGCTGCAGAAGAACACAGAGAGAATGAGCAAACAGCTCACCCGCTCGTCCCATGGTATAAGGAAGCAATAAAGTCCTAATGGTCCAAGAATGTGTCATTAATGAGTAATAGTCTTCATAGTCTTCATCAGACAGGGGGAAGAGGAGGATAAGGAGTTGAAGAGGGAAGTGAGAGTTTGCTTTAAGGAACTTGATCTGAAAGCTGGACAGAGAAATGAAAGTTTTGCTGGTGATTCACAGGGGGAAGAAATGAGCTGTTTGCTATCTATATTTTGATCTTTTTAAGCAGTGTCATATGCTAgtgataataatatattatcTAGCATTCAACACGTCCGGTGTAGCAGAGTTGCTGTGAAGAAAAGCATCCGTTTGATTATGCGTTGCCTGcatttcattcagttttcattttctgtttgtatgtTTCGGTTCAACTCATCTATGTAATTCTGTGAGGCTTTAATGTTCTTTTACATGTAATTACAGAAATTTTAAaggtaattgtgtgtgtgttttcccccCACAAGCAACAAATCATTTGATTCAAATGTTGTATTCAAACATTTTTCCACTATTTTCATTAGCAAAAATTCTCTCCCCAAACTTAAACATTACATTCGCTCAGTTTTACACAGGACACATGTCATATTGAATCACGGATAGTCACGCCACCAGGAAGAGGCAAAACAATGTGTAGTATAATCAGAAGAGTCTGAAACTTCTCCAAGGTCTCTATGCTATTTTTGTCTCCAGGCTCCTCACACAAAGTATGCTAAGTGTGAAGGACAATTCAGAGATAAAACAGGTTCATTAAATTTCTTTCACATTAACTgatacatttatgtgtttgcttgtttgtttctctATAGCCGTGGCTCCAATGAAGATGCACATGCCCATGAACAGCCTTCCTCTGCTGATGGACTTCACTTCAGATGAGGACTCCAAGACACCCTTGACTGTAGGTTTACACCTGTCtcctgagggggaaaaaacatttatcTTGTATCTATCAAACTTATATTGTTCTGTATGTTGTGTTATGAATGAATACATTTCAGCATGAATTTAAACAATCACTTTTTTCTGTTCCCTCCCAGAAACTGCAGGAAACTGCTGTTGTCAGTGTGGAGAAACAGCTGAAGGATCTCATGCAGGTGTGTTGCACTCGGTATCCTGTGTGTCCTCACATTGTTGATGTTTCATTGTCACTAAGGTCTGGTCATGTTTTGAGCAGGACACCCAGCTGCCGCAGTTCAACGAGACCTTCCTGACCAACCTGCAGGGCCTGAAGCAGCAGATGAATGAGAGCGAGTGGAAGGTAAAgcctcacacacatttacagggAAACTACTACAACTAAAATATTTGAATCAAATTCAAATATCTTGCCAGTCacgttttaaaaaaatatatattttacattttgctcTCTGCAGAGCTTTGAGTCCTGGATGCGTTACTGGCTGATCTTCCAGATGGCCCAGCAGAAGCCTGTACCCccaacagctgatccaggttaTTGCAACttcattttgtttacattttagcatttagctaacgTCCTTGTCCAGACTGGTGCTGTGAAAGCCAAGAGACAGCCCTGCACATAACCCCCCCCCAAACCCTTGGCAAAATGTATTACCCAAAATGCGGCCTATTGCTTTAACTTTGCTGCATTCACAAGTAATTAACAAGAAACAGGCCTTTAATCTGTGCTCTATTTTTTTCGATCCCTCAGCCTCTGAGATCAAGACCAAGTGCCAGATGGAGTCAGCGCCTGGACTCAGCAAGATCGGTTCCTACAAGCCCCAGTGTGACGAGCAGGGCCGCTACAAGCCCATGCAGTGCTGGCACGCCACCGGTTACTGCTGGTGTGTGGACGAGCAGGGCACAGTCGTCGAGGGCACCACCATGCGCGGCCGCCCTGACTGTCAGAGGAAGACAGGTAGAAGACACATTTTAAGGGACTTCTGATTCAACGCTGCATTTGTAGCTATGGAGAGGCTGTCATGAGTGATGAAAATAACTTCACTACTCCTTTTGTTCCCTGTTTATTTTAGCCTTTGCACCTCGCCGCATGGCGTTTGCACCCAGGCTGATGCAGAAGACCATCAGCGTTGATGGTGAGTGTCTCAAATTCACTTTTTTAGTGGATTAATAGTTCTTCACAAGAACTTGTTGGCTGCTATATACATAatcacatgtttttttctttgttttccagatGAGTGAAAGAAATGAAGCAGTGTTGgctgtttcttttcatcaggCAATCTTCACAGACTTTGAGCAAATCACTCAATTTATAGATGATGCTGAACTGCGTGCAGTAACTGTTTTAATTCCAGATCAGTTATTCTTCCATGTAATCTCTTGATTTTTACCATTTTGCTGGCTGCTTGAAATCAAATCAGTAGAGGTCTGTTACAGGTTATTGCTTTTAATGTTataaatttgtgtgttttataacTAATTTGGGGGTGTTCTCATTGACATTTTAATCTAGATCAGATAATCTAGAGTATATTAAAGTATGTGTGTTCAACATGTCTCCAAAGAAtgattaa
This portion of the Micropterus dolomieu isolate WLL.071019.BEF.003 ecotype Adirondacks linkage group LG19, ASM2129224v1, whole genome shotgun sequence genome encodes:
- the cd74a gene encoding CD74 molecule, major histocompatibility complex, class II invariant chain a; the encoded protein is MANSAEDAALDRGSLTGSEDALILPGRPSGGSNSRALKVAGLTTLACLLLASQVFTAYMVFGQKDQIHTLQKNTERMSKQLTRSSHAVAPMKMHMPMNSLPLLMDFTSDEDSKTPLTKLQETAVVSVEKQLKDLMQDTQLPQFNETFLTNLQGLKQQMNESEWKSFESWMRYWLIFQMAQQKPVPPTADPASEIKTKCQMESAPGLSKIGSYKPQCDEQGRYKPMQCWHATGYCWCVDEQGTVVEGTTMRGRPDCQRKTAFAPRRMAFAPRLMQKTISVDDE